The Verrucomicrobiia bacterium sequence CGGGCAGCCGTCCATGCGCCCACCATTCGTCTGCCTTCAGACTTTTGGAATGAGCTTTGTTACGCATTCTCGTATCATCGAAGCGCGATGGCTACGTTCATTTCGCATAGTCCGGCCGAAACCGAAGCGCTCGGCGAAGCGTGGGGGCGTGAGGCGCCGCGCGGCCTGGTCATTGCGCTCCGTGGCGATTTGGGCGCGGGCAAGACGCAACTGGTGCGCGGGCTTGCGCGCGGTCTGGGCTGCACGGCCCGCGTGCATTCGCCGACGTTCACCCTCGTGAACGTGTATGACGGCGGACGGCTGCCGCTGTTTCATCTCGATCTTTACCGGCTCGAAACGCCGGACCAAATTCATGGCGCGGGCGTGGACGAATATTTGCAGCCGGACGGCGTGGCGGTCATTGAATGGGCGGAACGGATGCTCCGGGAACATCCAACATCCAATGCGGAAATCCGCGTCCGCCGGGTGAACATTGAAATCGTGAACGACACCACACGACGCATTGTTTATGAAGATTCTCGCGCTTGAATTCTCCTCGGCCCAGCGCAGCGTGGCGGTGGCGTGCGATGCCGTGCATGTGCGCGAAGTCATCGAAACCACGCCCGGCAACACCACGCGGCCGTTTGCCATGGTGGAAACCGCCCTGGCACAGGCCGGCCTCGAACGCGAGGTCATCGACCGTCTGGTGGTCGGGCTGGGACCGGGTTCCTACACCGGCATTCGCGCGGGCATCGCGCTGGCGCAGGGCTGGCAGCTCGCACGGTCCGTGCCCACAACCGGCATTGCGAGCACGGAAGTCATTGCCGCAGGCGCACAAACCGACGGACTCCGCGGGCGGCTGAACATTGTCGTCGATGCGCAGCGCGGGGAATTTTATCTCACGACCTGGGAGCTCTCCGAAAACGCCCGGCACGAACTGGAACCCCTTCACATCGTAAAACGCGATGTGGTGCAGGCGCGGCTGGATGCGGGTGAACCGGTGGCGGGTCCGCATGTCACGAAGCATTTCCCCGGCGGGCTGAATCGCTTCCCGCGCGCGGCAACGCTGGCCCAACTGGCAATGTCGCACCGCGACGGCGTCGAGGCCGCCGGGTTGGAGCCGATTTATCTGCGCGAGACCACGTTCGTCAAAGCCCCCGCGCCGCGTGTCATCTGATTGGGGTCAGTTATGAAGCGATTCCTGTTCATCTTTTTCGCGCCGTTCCTGCTGGCCGTGGGAATCGCCTTGTTCCTTGCCCTGCGTCCGCCGGCGCAAATCACCTCGGGGCCGTTGACCTTGCCCGACGGATCGGTGGTCCGCATCATGGCGGTGACCTACGGCACCAACCACGTCGTCGGCACCGCGCTGGCACGGATGGTGGCGCGCTTTCCGCGACCGCTGCGGGCGATTACGACCCGCATTCTCGGCCCGCGCGTCGCCGCGCAATACTCCGCCACCACGTCCATCCCGAAGCTGATCGTATGGCTCGATCGCTCGACGAATGGCATCTACACACCTCCCGGCACGGGCTACTTCTCGGCCAGCCTGGCCAATGCCCGGGCCTTCGTATCGGGCAACGAACAGACGTTTGGTTCCTGGTATGGCAATCCACCACAATTGCGATTTGAAGTTTTCCCGCGCCGCGAGCGCCAGATCAGCCTCGCCTTGTTTGAGCACTCATCGAGCGGCAGC is a genomic window containing:
- the tsaE gene encoding tRNA (adenosine(37)-N6)-threonylcarbamoyltransferase complex ATPase subunit type 1 TsaE, producing MATFISHSPAETEALGEAWGREAPRGLVIALRGDLGAGKTQLVRGLARGLGCTARVHSPTFTLVNVYDGGRLPLFHLDLYRLETPDQIHGAGVDEYLQPDGVAVIEWAERMLREHPTSNAEIRVRRVNIEIVNDTTRRIVYEDSRA
- the tsaB gene encoding tRNA (adenosine(37)-N6)-threonylcarbamoyltransferase complex dimerization subunit type 1 TsaB, yielding MKILALEFSSAQRSVAVACDAVHVREVIETTPGNTTRPFAMVETALAQAGLEREVIDRLVVGLGPGSYTGIRAGIALAQGWQLARSVPTTGIASTEVIAAGAQTDGLRGRLNIVVDAQRGEFYLTTWELSENARHELEPLHIVKRDVVQARLDAGEPVAGPHVTKHFPGGLNRFPRAATLAQLAMSHRDGVEAAGLEPIYLRETTFVKAPAPRVI